A window from Lepus europaeus isolate LE1 chromosome 20, mLepTim1.pri, whole genome shotgun sequence encodes these proteins:
- the STX10 gene encoding syntaxin-10 isoform X1, which yields MSLEDPFFVVRGEVQKAVNTARGLHQRWCELLQEGGAGGREELDWTANELRNGLRSIEWDLEDLEETIGIVEANPGKFKLPAGDLQERKEFVERMREAVQEMKDHIVSPASVAFMERKNREQMLVGKPAAQKSPSDLLDASVVSATSRYIEEQQATQQLIMDQQDQQLDMVSGSIRVLKHMSGRVGEELEEQSGMLDAFGHEMDHTQSRMDGVLRKMAKVSHMTSDRQQWCAILVLLGVLLLVLLLLVLL from the exons ATGTCTCTCGAAGATCCATTCTTTGTAGTGCGAGG CGAGGTGCAGAAGGCGGTGAACACGGCCCGCGGGCTGCACCAGCGCTGGTGCGAGCTCCTCCAGGAAGGCGGCGCGGGCGGCCGcgaggagctggactggacggcCAATGAGCTGCGAAATGGCCTGCGCAGCATCGAATGGGACCTCGAGGACCTGGAAGAGACCATCG GAATCGTGGAAGCCAACCCGGGCAAGTTCAAGCTGCCCGCTGGGGATCTGCAGGAGAGAAAGGAATTTGTGGAGCGGATGCGGGAGGCGGTGCAG GAAATGAAGGACCATATTGTGAGCCCGGCCTCTGTAGCCTTCATGgagaggaaaaacagagag CAGATGTTGGTGGGCAAACCAGCTGCCCAGAAGTCACCCAGCGACCTGCTGGACGCAAGCGTGGTCTCGGCCACTTCTCGCTACATTGAGGAGCAGCAGGCCACGCAGCAG CTGATCATGGACCAACAGGACCAACAGCTGGACATGGTGTCCGGGAGCATCCGGGTCCTAAAACACATGTCCGGCCGCGTCggggaggagctggaggagcagAGCGG TATGCTGGATGCCTTTGGCCATGAGATGGACCACACCCAGTCACGCATGGACGGCGTCCTCCGTAAGATGGCCAAGGTGTCCCACATGACGAGCG ATCGCCAGCAGTGGTGTGCCATCCTGGTGCTTCTTggggtgctgctcctggtcttgCTCCTGCTGGTCTTGCTCTGA
- the STX10 gene encoding syntaxin-10 isoform X2, with product MSLEDPFFVVRGEVQKAVNTARGLHQRWCELLQEGGAGGREELDWTANELRNGLRSIEWDLEDLEETIGIVEANPGKFKLPAGDLQERKEFVERMREAVQEMKDHIVSPASVAFMERKNREMLVGKPAAQKSPSDLLDASVVSATSRYIEEQQATQQLIMDQQDQQLDMVSGSIRVLKHMSGRVGEELEEQSGMLDAFGHEMDHTQSRMDGVLRKMAKVSHMTSDRQQWCAILVLLGVLLLVLLLLVLL from the exons ATGTCTCTCGAAGATCCATTCTTTGTAGTGCGAGG CGAGGTGCAGAAGGCGGTGAACACGGCCCGCGGGCTGCACCAGCGCTGGTGCGAGCTCCTCCAGGAAGGCGGCGCGGGCGGCCGcgaggagctggactggacggcCAATGAGCTGCGAAATGGCCTGCGCAGCATCGAATGGGACCTCGAGGACCTGGAAGAGACCATCG GAATCGTGGAAGCCAACCCGGGCAAGTTCAAGCTGCCCGCTGGGGATCTGCAGGAGAGAAAGGAATTTGTGGAGCGGATGCGGGAGGCGGTGCAG GAAATGAAGGACCATATTGTGAGCCCGGCCTCTGTAGCCTTCATGgagaggaaaaacagagag ATGTTGGTGGGCAAACCAGCTGCCCAGAAGTCACCCAGCGACCTGCTGGACGCAAGCGTGGTCTCGGCCACTTCTCGCTACATTGAGGAGCAGCAGGCCACGCAGCAG CTGATCATGGACCAACAGGACCAACAGCTGGACATGGTGTCCGGGAGCATCCGGGTCCTAAAACACATGTCCGGCCGCGTCggggaggagctggaggagcagAGCGG TATGCTGGATGCCTTTGGCCATGAGATGGACCACACCCAGTCACGCATGGACGGCGTCCTCCGTAAGATGGCCAAGGTGTCCCACATGACGAGCG ATCGCCAGCAGTGGTGTGCCATCCTGGTGCTTCTTggggtgctgctcctggtcttgCTCCTGCTGGTCTTGCTCTGA